A single Symbiobacterium thermophilum IAM 14863 DNA region contains:
- a CDS encoding cupredoxin domain-containing protein yields MRKLASLLVVALLSLGVLTGCGGGGGGNVKELTVEMGINGEMKFTPDVLEATKGETIKITLVNKDPNVAHNFLIPAFNVNSGQVPPGQTATVEVKVTQSGEHDIICDVPGHREAGMVGKLIVN; encoded by the coding sequence ATGCGTAAGCTCGCTTCTCTCCTGGTAGTGGCTCTGCTGTCGCTGGGCGTTCTGACCGGCTGCGGCGGCGGCGGCGGCGGCAACGTGAAGGAACTGACCGTGGAGATGGGCATCAACGGCGAGATGAAATTCACGCCGGACGTGCTCGAAGCCACCAAGGGCGAGACGATTAAGATCACCCTGGTGAACAAGGATCCGAACGTTGCCCACAACTTCCTGATCCCCGCTTTCAACGTCAACTCCGGCCAGGTCCCGCCCGGCCAGACCGCCACCGTCGAGGTCAAGGTCACCCAGTCCGGCGAGCACGACATCATCTGCGACGTCCCGGGCCACCGGGAGGCCGGCATGGTCGGCAAGCTGATCGTGAACTAG
- the greA gene encoding transcription elongation factor GreA yields the protein MAEKEVLLSLDGLKQLEQELLYLRTVKRMEVAERIKQAREYGDISENSEYEDAKNEQAFIEGRILVLEKMLRNARVIDEPVGQQEVVVLGSTVVLRDLEYGDEHTYTIVGTTEADPAHNRISNESPVGRAIMGQRVGTVVAVDAPDGVFKYEIVAIK from the coding sequence ATGGCCGAGAAAGAGGTTCTGCTATCCCTGGACGGCTTGAAGCAGCTCGAGCAGGAGCTGCTGTACCTCCGCACCGTGAAGCGCATGGAGGTCGCTGAGCGCATCAAGCAGGCCCGCGAGTACGGGGACATCTCCGAGAACTCCGAATACGAGGATGCGAAGAACGAGCAGGCCTTCATCGAAGGGCGCATTCTGGTGCTGGAGAAGATGCTGCGCAACGCGCGGGTGATTGATGAGCCCGTCGGCCAGCAGGAGGTGGTGGTGCTCGGCAGCACGGTGGTGCTGAGGGACCTGGAGTATGGCGACGAGCATACGTACACCATCGTCGGCACCACGGAGGCCGATCCCGCCCACAACCGGATCTCCAACGAGTCCCCGGTCGGCCGCGCCATCATGGGCCAGCGGGTGGGCACCGTGGTGGCCGTCGATGCGCCGGACGGGGTCTTTAAGTACGAGATCGTCGCGATCAAGTGA
- the dusB gene encoding tRNA dihydrouridine synthase DusB: MKGLSEPLLKPIRLGGLTIERPLALAPMAGVTNWPFRRLCKEHGCGLVVTEFVSDKALLYDSKRTREMIRLLPDERPAGVQLFGADPDTMARAAARVVELEQPDLIDINMGCPAPKVTKGRGGSSLLKEPELAQEIVRRVVQAVAPTPVTVKMRIGWDSRSINAVEVAKRVEEAGARMITVHGRTKEQHYSGRADWGVIAAVARAVSIPVLGNGDIADPREAEARLRTSGVAGLAVGRGALGNPWIFSRTLHYLETGELLPEPGVRERVETALRHLDLMIEYKGEFLAVREMRKHAAWYLKGLHGSAGVRAAVNEAERADDLRALLLGYLDRMEAVAAENVRLLS, from the coding sequence GTGAAAGGGTTGTCCGAACCGCTCCTGAAGCCGATCCGCCTAGGCGGTCTGACCATCGAGCGTCCGCTGGCCCTGGCGCCCATGGCCGGCGTCACCAACTGGCCCTTTCGCCGCCTCTGCAAGGAGCACGGCTGCGGCCTGGTGGTCACTGAGTTCGTCAGCGACAAGGCGCTCCTGTACGACAGCAAGCGCACCCGGGAGATGATCCGGCTGCTGCCGGACGAGCGGCCCGCGGGGGTACAGCTCTTTGGCGCGGACCCCGACACGATGGCGCGGGCGGCGGCGCGCGTCGTGGAGCTGGAGCAGCCGGACCTGATCGACATCAACATGGGCTGCCCGGCGCCGAAGGTGACCAAGGGCCGGGGTGGCTCCTCCCTGCTGAAGGAGCCTGAACTGGCCCAGGAGATCGTGCGCCGGGTGGTGCAGGCCGTCGCACCAACACCGGTGACGGTGAAGATGCGCATCGGCTGGGACTCCCGCTCGATCAACGCCGTGGAGGTCGCGAAGCGGGTGGAGGAGGCCGGTGCGCGGATGATCACGGTGCATGGCCGCACCAAGGAGCAGCATTACTCCGGCCGGGCCGACTGGGGCGTGATCGCCGCGGTCGCCCGGGCCGTATCGATCCCCGTGCTGGGCAACGGCGACATCGCGGACCCCAGGGAGGCCGAGGCGCGGCTGCGCACGTCCGGGGTCGCAGGTCTCGCGGTGGGGCGGGGCGCGCTCGGGAACCCCTGGATCTTCAGCCGCACCCTACATTACCTGGAGACGGGCGAGCTTCTGCCGGAGCCGGGGGTCCGGGAGCGGGTGGAGACCGCGCTCCGCCACCTGGATCTGATGATTGAGTACAAGGGCGAGTTCCTGGCCGTCCGGGAGATGCGCAAGCACGCCGCCTGGTATCTGAAAGGGCTCCACGGGTCCGCCGGGGTCCGGGCGGCGGTCAACGAGGCGGAGCGCGCAGACGACCTGCGCGCCCTCCTCCTGGGTTACCTGGACCGCATGGAGGCCGTCGCAGCGGAAAACGTCAGACTGTTAAGTTGA
- a CDS encoding alpha/beta hydrolase — MVRRAWWVVLTLAMVLAAQWMMARGHADLAVNEELLAGNPTLHVSAEEEYRGTVIVLHGFGGSKEMMQYWGYALARLGFDVYIPDLPGHGAQTAPMADSPGTANQVRDALVAAGRAEPDRVGLIGHPTSLNPLAPLYDLDAVADAAGRLSSDVGGDVPAGAAPGGSPAWLLLGLAGGVGALPAVAALVRPDPRRSGRRQQPAGLVTGLAAVAVSLLSAVLAVVYLRVPQLGVATLDYLLPYFLVAAVVLLLLRKLWPREFGASAPGEAESVPHSLLRGLAVALAFLGALVPVIHQNVTYFVPTGPRILPLAATALAYWLYAFQEESLKRAVAGGPSPAGLVLGLAAKILMVATWVGAGVLPNPPAHLPAVLPVALGVLVTLEILSGVLAAMRLSALSVALAEAVAVGWTAAVMLPLL, encoded by the coding sequence ATGGTGCGCAGGGCCTGGTGGGTCGTTCTGACGCTCGCCATGGTGCTGGCCGCACAGTGGATGATGGCGCGCGGCCACGCGGACCTGGCGGTGAACGAGGAGCTGCTGGCGGGGAATCCGACGCTGCACGTGTCGGCGGAGGAGGAGTACCGGGGTACCGTCATTGTGCTGCACGGGTTTGGCGGCAGCAAAGAGATGATGCAGTACTGGGGCTACGCGCTGGCCCGCCTGGGCTTCGACGTCTACATCCCGGACTTGCCCGGCCACGGGGCGCAGACCGCGCCAATGGCCGATTCCCCCGGGACCGCGAACCAGGTGAGGGATGCGCTGGTTGCCGCCGGCCGGGCCGAACCGGACCGGGTGGGTCTGATCGGCCATCCGACGTCCCTGAATCCCCTGGCCCCCTTGTATGACTTGGATGCCGTGGCCGATGCGGCGGGGCGGCTGTCCAGCGACGTCGGTGGCGATGTGCCGGCAGGCGCCGCCCCGGGCGGGTCGCCCGCCTGGCTGCTGCTCGGGCTGGCGGGCGGCGTCGGTGCGCTCCCTGCGGTGGCCGCGCTGGTGCGACCCGATCCCCGGAGATCCGGCCGGCGGCAGCAGCCCGCGGGTCTTGTCACCGGCCTGGCCGCCGTGGCGGTCTCCCTGCTCAGCGCGGTTCTGGCCGTGGTCTACCTGCGCGTGCCGCAGCTGGGCGTCGCCACGCTGGACTACCTGCTACCCTATTTCCTGGTCGCGGCTGTCGTTCTCCTGCTCCTCCGCAAGCTTTGGCCGCGGGAGTTCGGCGCGTCCGCCCCGGGCGAGGCCGAGTCGGTTCCCCACTCCCTGCTGCGGGGGCTGGCGGTGGCTCTGGCCTTCCTCGGGGCTCTCGTGCCGGTGATTCATCAGAATGTCACCTATTTTGTACCGACGGGGCCGCGAATCCTGCCGCTGGCCGCCACTGCGCTGGCCTACTGGCTGTACGCCTTCCAGGAGGAGTCGCTGAAGCGGGCCGTGGCGGGCGGGCCGTCGCCGGCGGGCCTTGTGCTGGGGCTTGCGGCCAAGATCCTGATGGTCGCCACCTGGGTCGGGGCGGGGGTTCTGCCCAATCCGCCTGCGCACCTGCCCGCCGTTCTCCCCGTTGCCCTCGGGGTGTTGGTCACGTTGGAGATCCTGAGCGGCGTGCTGGCCGCGATGCGCCTCTCCGCGCTGAGCGTCGCGCTGGCGGAGGCGGTGGCGGTCGGCTGGACGGCCGCGGTGATGCTGCCGCTGTTATGA
- a CDS encoding metal-dependent hydrolase, with protein MQIRYLGHSAFEITDGKWNLLIDPFITGNPACPVKAEELHPQYILVTHLHDDHVGDTVAIAKRTGATVITSFEGGQALAAQGVKVADMALGGKRRFDFGLVRVTLAFHGFGPTGGHACGFVIHIGGKRIYHAGDTALFSDMKLLNGVIEEPGIDVAMLPIGDNYTMGPEDAAVAVEWIRPKVVIPMHWGTFPVLVQDASGFAARVRETGASQPVVLRPGETYTL; from the coding sequence ATGCAGATTCGGTACCTGGGACACTCGGCATTCGAGATCACGGACGGGAAGTGGAACCTGCTGATCGATCCGTTCATCACGGGCAATCCGGCCTGCCCGGTGAAGGCGGAGGAGCTGCACCCGCAGTACATCCTGGTCACCCACCTGCACGATGACCACGTGGGCGACACGGTGGCCATCGCCAAGCGCACCGGCGCAACGGTGATCACCAGCTTCGAAGGCGGGCAGGCCCTCGCCGCGCAGGGCGTGAAGGTGGCCGACATGGCCCTGGGCGGGAAGCGCCGGTTCGACTTCGGCCTGGTCCGGGTCACCCTGGCCTTCCACGGCTTCGGCCCCACCGGCGGCCACGCCTGCGGGTTCGTGATCCACATCGGCGGCAAGCGCATCTACCACGCGGGGGACACCGCGCTCTTCAGCGACATGAAACTGCTCAACGGCGTCATCGAGGAGCCCGGCATCGACGTGGCCATGCTGCCCATCGGCGACAACTACACCATGGGTCCGGAAGACGCCGCCGTCGCGGTGGAGTGGATCCGGCCCAAGGTGGTCATCCCCATGCACTGGGGCACGTTCCCGGTGCTGGTGCAGGACGCGTCCGGTTTCGCGGCGCGGGTGCGGGAGACCGGCGCCTCGCAGCCCGTCGTCCTCCGGCCCGGCGAGACCTACACCCTGTAA
- a CDS encoding DegV family protein, with amino-acid sequence MTHNRSCTLVVDGGVDLPEALIEQYGLHIVPLTVNFGDESYQSGVDMTPAAFYQRLRERGEFPTTSQPAVGDYVTAYRRAAEAGLPILSLHLSCGLSGSYNAASAARALVPELDITLVDTRTLSGEMALQVLVAAEMAEQGRSIAEIREVIEAVNASSHLYFTLDKLDYLRKGGRIGRVSAAVGGLLGIRPIVTVDKSTGTYIAAGKARSFRRAVETIAHRIIEDVGEGGQVSLVVLEGHCPDQVAHLVSLLRSRLEVVWFHHLHVNPSLGAHVGPDAIGVAYFPGELPFVGRDAAAAD; translated from the coding sequence ATGACGCATAATCGCTCCTGCACCCTGGTGGTAGATGGAGGAGTCGATCTGCCGGAGGCTCTGATCGAGCAGTACGGCCTGCATATTGTTCCGCTGACCGTCAATTTCGGGGACGAGAGCTACCAGAGCGGCGTCGACATGACCCCGGCCGCTTTCTACCAGCGGCTGAGGGAGCGGGGCGAGTTCCCGACGACGTCCCAGCCCGCCGTGGGCGACTACGTCACCGCGTACCGGCGGGCGGCTGAGGCGGGGCTGCCCATCCTGTCGCTGCATCTCTCCTGCGGGCTCTCGGGCTCGTACAACGCCGCGAGCGCGGCGCGGGCGCTGGTGCCCGAACTGGACATCACCCTGGTGGACACCCGGACGCTTTCGGGTGAGATGGCCCTCCAGGTGCTCGTCGCCGCCGAGATGGCCGAGCAGGGGCGGTCCATCGCGGAGATCCGCGAGGTGATCGAGGCGGTCAACGCGAGCTCGCACCTGTACTTCACGCTGGACAAGCTTGACTACCTGCGCAAGGGCGGGCGCATCGGCCGCGTCTCGGCCGCCGTGGGCGGACTGCTGGGCATCCGGCCCATCGTCACCGTGGACAAATCGACGGGCACGTACATTGCGGCCGGCAAGGCCCGGTCGTTCCGCCGGGCCGTGGAGACGATCGCACACCGCATTATCGAGGACGTGGGCGAAGGGGGCCAGGTGAGCCTCGTGGTCCTGGAGGGCCACTGCCCCGACCAGGTGGCCCACCTGGTGTCCCTGCTCCGAAGCCGGCTCGAGGTCGTCTGGTTCCACCACCTGCACGTCAATCCGAGCCTCGGCGCCCACGTGGGGCCCGACGCCATCGGCGTGGCATACTTCCCCGGCGAACTCCCCTTCGTCGGGCGGGACGCGGCCGCGGCGGACTGA
- a CDS encoding response regulator translates to MDGRKIRIMIVDDQSLLRRGLAALLNRNPDMEVVGEASSGEEALRMAAELKPDVILMDVRMPGMDGVTATRELVRSGTAAGVIILTTFDDDEYIFEGLAAGARGYLLKDAEYDELSQAIRTVAAGESLLQPQITTRVLKEFSRLSSMAASRPKARPLVEPLTERETEVLRLMASGASNQDIAEKLFIGQGTVKHHVRSIFAKLGARDRVHAILLAQELNLV, encoded by the coding sequence ATGGACGGACGGAAGATCCGCATCATGATCGTGGACGACCAGTCCCTGCTCAGGCGGGGGCTCGCCGCGTTGCTGAACCGCAACCCGGACATGGAGGTGGTCGGCGAGGCGTCGAGCGGCGAGGAGGCCCTGCGGATGGCGGCCGAGCTGAAACCGGACGTGATCCTGATGGACGTGCGCATGCCGGGGATGGACGGTGTCACGGCGACGCGGGAGCTGGTCCGCAGCGGCACCGCCGCGGGGGTCATCATCCTGACCACCTTCGACGACGACGAGTACATCTTCGAAGGGCTGGCCGCCGGCGCGCGCGGGTACCTGCTGAAGGACGCCGAGTACGACGAGCTCTCGCAGGCGATCCGCACCGTGGCCGCGGGGGAGTCGCTGCTGCAGCCGCAGATTACCACCCGCGTCCTGAAGGAGTTCAGCCGGCTCTCCTCCATGGCCGCCAGCCGGCCGAAAGCGCGGCCGCTGGTCGAGCCGCTCACCGAGCGGGAGACCGAGGTCCTGCGCCTGATGGCCTCAGGCGCCTCCAACCAGGATATCGCGGAGAAGCTCTTCATCGGCCAGGGTACTGTAAAGCATCACGTGCGCTCCATCTTCGCCAAACTCGGGGCGCGGGACCGGGTGCACGCGATCCTGCTGGCTCAGGAACTCAACCTGGTCTAG
- a CDS encoding sensor histidine kinase — MEAIQGRIVRRLDQLFRTGYPHPVNLFAALMLAFLPVLSWLSGEAAARVVWARLAGVGLSWAYLAVWSRIRPVAPGWSRGIRHELYLLAQALLVAAIYALDGGLTRFLFAVVAVQAVYLIPVRRWAPFVGTLAALWLALYLAITPPGVPGASMVVSIGMYLLYLVFAALVTLTMLQQERESQLARQLLDGVNQRHEVLREYDRTVEHRAESEERERLARTIHAGLVSRLSALEGRLRDMLAAGQLDYAAVREARLEAKAVLGEVRSAVRTLRPGEEGAELDEADTPGRFAGPPDPQAPLKLTDPIRVYHVWNAGVLAVTAGVMLVAHWVAGDPHWWRVLLLTILLLGAYAGASVSPVPYAWRAFFVVAQAALILLLVWTTGEPLMNQLFLVVSAQMVFLMPGGSRGVVAAVAFPTLLTGASLVLIGGGGAVPPLSLTVAFGVTYFFAAVMAQMTRLQLEARTRSMLYAQQLREVNRQLEARLVEARRMAIARERVRMAREIHDGLGHHLTAVIVELQNAEALAGEEPEAAAAHVRRALEVIRAAMRSSAEMVETLDRFDRPLPRAIQDLVTRWMQTTGTPVILRVDGEGGDLPAAARMTVFRTVQESLTNIQKHARPTRVEITLTRLPDRVTLRVVNDDLGRSDRAEAVRSGFGLVGLRERAQALNGEFDAGPRSDGGFQVSLSLPIGL; from the coding sequence ATGGAAGCGATACAGGGGCGGATCGTGCGCAGGCTCGACCAGCTGTTCCGAACGGGCTATCCCCATCCCGTGAACCTGTTTGCGGCCCTGATGCTGGCTTTCCTGCCGGTGCTCTCGTGGCTCTCCGGGGAGGCGGCAGCAAGGGTTGTCTGGGCGCGGCTTGCCGGGGTCGGGCTCAGCTGGGCGTACCTGGCGGTCTGGTCGCGCATCCGTCCGGTGGCGCCCGGCTGGAGCAGGGGGATCCGGCACGAGCTCTACCTGCTGGCCCAGGCCCTGCTCGTGGCGGCCATCTACGCGCTGGACGGCGGGCTCACCCGCTTTCTCTTCGCGGTGGTCGCCGTCCAGGCGGTCTACCTGATCCCCGTCCGACGGTGGGCGCCGTTTGTGGGCACCCTGGCCGCCCTCTGGCTGGCGCTGTACCTCGCCATCACGCCCCCCGGCGTGCCCGGGGCGAGCATGGTCGTCAGCATCGGCATGTACCTGCTCTACCTGGTGTTCGCCGCCCTGGTCACGCTGACCATGCTGCAGCAGGAGCGGGAGAGCCAGCTGGCCCGGCAGCTGCTGGATGGCGTGAATCAGCGGCACGAGGTGCTCCGGGAGTACGACCGCACGGTGGAGCACCGGGCGGAGAGCGAGGAGAGGGAGCGGCTGGCCCGGACCATCCACGCCGGCCTGGTCTCCCGCCTCTCCGCGCTGGAGGGCCGGCTCCGGGACATGCTGGCCGCCGGACAACTCGATTACGCGGCCGTCAGGGAGGCGCGGCTGGAGGCCAAGGCCGTGTTGGGGGAGGTGCGGTCGGCCGTCCGCACCCTGCGCCCGGGCGAGGAGGGGGCGGAGCTGGACGAGGCGGACACCCCCGGCCGGTTTGCAGGCCCCCCGGACCCGCAGGCGCCGCTGAAGCTCACGGATCCGATCCGGGTCTACCACGTCTGGAACGCCGGGGTGCTGGCGGTCACCGCCGGGGTCATGCTGGTCGCACACTGGGTGGCCGGCGACCCGCACTGGTGGCGGGTGCTGCTGCTCACAATCCTGCTGCTGGGGGCCTACGCGGGGGCGTCGGTAAGCCCCGTCCCGTATGCCTGGCGCGCCTTCTTCGTCGTGGCCCAGGCCGCGCTGATCCTCCTGCTGGTCTGGACAACCGGCGAGCCGCTGATGAACCAGCTCTTCCTCGTCGTGTCCGCCCAGATGGTCTTCCTGATGCCGGGCGGATCGCGGGGCGTCGTGGCGGCCGTGGCCTTCCCGACGCTGCTCACCGGCGCCTCCCTCGTGCTGATCGGCGGGGGAGGGGCCGTCCCGCCCCTTTCCCTGACCGTGGCCTTCGGCGTCACCTACTTCTTCGCCGCGGTCATGGCGCAGATGACCCGGCTCCAGCTGGAGGCCCGCACCCGGTCCATGCTCTACGCACAACAGCTGCGCGAGGTGAACCGGCAGCTGGAGGCCAGGCTGGTGGAGGCCAGGCGGATGGCCATCGCCCGGGAGCGGGTGCGCATGGCCCGGGAGATCCACGACGGGCTGGGCCACCACCTGACGGCGGTGATCGTGGAGCTGCAGAACGCGGAGGCCCTGGCCGGCGAGGAGCCGGAGGCGGCTGCCGCACACGTGCGCCGGGCGCTGGAGGTGATCCGGGCCGCCATGCGCTCCAGCGCGGAGATGGTGGAGACCCTGGACCGCTTCGACCGGCCGTTGCCCAGGGCGATCCAGGACCTGGTGACCCGCTGGATGCAGACCACGGGTACACCGGTGATCCTCCGGGTGGACGGCGAGGGCGGCGACCTGCCGGCGGCGGCGCGCATGACCGTGTTCCGCACCGTGCAGGAAAGCCTCACCAACATCCAGAAGCACGCGCGGCCCACCCGCGTCGAGATTACCCTCACCCGGCTGCCCGACCGGGTGACGCTCCGGGTCGTCAACGACGACCTCGGGCGGAGCGACCGTGCGGAGGCGGTCCGGTCCGGCTTCGGCCTGGTGGGTCTCAGGGAGCGGGCGCAGGCGCTCAACGGGGAGTTTGATGCAGGCCCGCGCAGTGATGGCGGCTTTCAGGTATCATTGAGCCTGCCGATCGGTCTCTGA
- the acnA gene encoding aconitate hydratase AcnA, with the protein MSRTDPFKAKSTFDTGSGTAVIYRLSALEQAGLVKLDRLPFSVRILLENLLRNLDGYLVTEEDVRTLAAWNPRELPRKEIPFIPSRVVLQDFTGVPVVADLAAMRDAMVKLGGRPEQINPLVPVDLVIDHSVQVDAFAVDWAYKFNVELEFKRNRERYVFLKWAQKAFRNFRAVPPGMGIVHQVNLEYLSPCVALREIDGELVALPDTVVGTDSHTTMINGLGVLGWGVGGIEAEAAMLGQPSYMLVPEVVGFKLTGRLPEGATATDLVLTVTQMLRQKGVVEKFVEFYGPGLSSLSLADRATIANMAPEYGATMGFFPVDEITLDYLRQTGRDEKHVEMVRRYLQEQGLFRTDATPDPEFTDTLELDLSTVEPSLAGPRRPQDRVQLSGVRTTFHKNFDEQIKKGGGVAVATKTGVQHGSVVIAAITSCTNTSNPAVMIGAGLVAQKAVAKGLARKPWVKTSLAPGSRVVTDYLKASGLMEPLEALGFHVVGYGCTTCIGNSGSLPEDVAKDVTENDLVVAAVISGNRNFEGRVNPLVKANFLASPMLVVAYALAGTVDIDLRTDPVGHDPEGNPVYLKDIWPTNAEIQAAIAKAITPEMFKQEYARVFDGDENWQQLEAPEGELFQWDPDSTYIQQPPYFKDMQLTPPPVKDIEGARVLALLGDSITTDHISPAGAIAMGSPAAKYLMEHGVDPVDFNSYGSRRGNHEVMQRGTFANIRLRNALADGKEGGYTKYLPTGEIMPIWDAAVKYMEAGTPLVVIAGKDYGMGSSRDWAAKGVMLQGVKAVIAESFERIHRSNLIGMGVLPLQFQEGENAASLGLDGTEEYTITGISGELTPRQTFAVTARKADGREIRFDVTSRLDTAVEIEYYKNGGVLQTVLRRLATEK; encoded by the coding sequence ATGTCTCGCACGGATCCGTTCAAGGCCAAGTCGACCTTCGACACCGGTTCGGGGACGGCGGTCATCTACCGTCTGTCGGCGCTGGAGCAGGCGGGGCTCGTGAAGCTCGACCGGCTGCCCTTCTCGGTGCGCATCCTGCTGGAGAACCTGCTGCGCAACCTGGACGGCTACCTGGTCACGGAGGAAGACGTGCGGACGCTCGCCGCCTGGAACCCCCGCGAGCTGCCCCGGAAGGAGATCCCGTTCATCCCCTCCCGGGTCGTGCTGCAGGACTTCACCGGCGTGCCGGTGGTCGCGGACCTCGCCGCGATGCGGGACGCCATGGTGAAGCTGGGCGGCCGCCCCGAACAGATCAACCCGCTGGTCCCGGTGGACCTGGTCATCGACCACTCGGTGCAGGTCGACGCCTTCGCCGTGGACTGGGCCTACAAGTTCAACGTCGAGCTGGAGTTCAAGCGGAACCGGGAGCGCTACGTCTTCCTGAAGTGGGCGCAGAAGGCCTTCCGCAACTTCCGCGCCGTGCCGCCGGGCATGGGCATCGTCCACCAGGTGAACCTGGAGTACCTCTCCCCCTGCGTCGCCCTGCGCGAGATCGACGGCGAGCTGGTCGCCCTGCCCGACACCGTGGTAGGCACCGACTCCCACACCACGATGATCAACGGCCTGGGCGTGCTGGGCTGGGGCGTGGGCGGCATCGAGGCCGAGGCGGCCATGCTGGGCCAGCCCTCCTACATGCTGGTGCCCGAGGTCGTCGGCTTTAAGCTGACCGGCCGCCTGCCCGAAGGGGCCACGGCCACCGACCTGGTGCTGACCGTCACCCAGATGCTGCGGCAGAAGGGCGTCGTCGAGAAGTTCGTCGAGTTCTACGGCCCGGGCCTGTCCAGCCTCTCGCTGGCCGACCGGGCGACCATCGCCAACATGGCCCCCGAGTACGGCGCAACCATGGGCTTCTTCCCGGTCGACGAGATCACCCTGGACTACCTGCGCCAGACCGGCCGCGACGAGAAGCACGTGGAGATGGTCCGTCGCTACCTGCAGGAGCAGGGGCTCTTCCGCACTGACGCGACGCCCGACCCCGAGTTCACCGACACCCTGGAGCTGGACCTCTCGACGGTGGAGCCCTCGCTGGCCGGCCCGCGGCGCCCGCAGGACCGGGTGCAGCTGAGCGGCGTCCGGACCACCTTCCACAAGAACTTCGACGAGCAGATCAAGAAGGGCGGCGGGGTCGCGGTGGCCACCAAGACCGGCGTCCAGCACGGTTCCGTGGTGATTGCCGCCATCACGTCCTGCACCAACACCTCCAACCCCGCCGTGATGATCGGCGCGGGCCTGGTCGCCCAGAAGGCCGTCGCCAAGGGGCTTGCGCGCAAGCCCTGGGTGAAGACCTCGCTGGCCCCCGGCTCCCGCGTGGTAACCGACTACCTGAAGGCCTCCGGCCTGATGGAGCCGCTGGAGGCGCTGGGCTTCCACGTGGTGGGCTACGGCTGCACCACCTGCATCGGCAACTCCGGCAGCCTGCCTGAAGACGTCGCGAAGGACGTCACCGAGAACGACCTGGTGGTCGCGGCCGTCATCTCGGGCAACCGCAACTTCGAGGGCCGCGTCAACCCGCTGGTCAAGGCCAACTTCCTGGCCTCGCCCATGCTGGTCGTCGCCTACGCGCTGGCCGGCACGGTGGACATCGACCTCAGGACCGATCCCGTCGGCCACGACCCCGAGGGCAACCCGGTCTACCTGAAGGACATCTGGCCTACCAACGCGGAGATTCAGGCCGCGATCGCCAAGGCCATCACGCCGGAGATGTTCAAGCAGGAGTACGCCAGGGTCTTTGACGGCGATGAGAACTGGCAGCAGTTGGAAGCCCCCGAAGGCGAGCTGTTCCAGTGGGATCCTGACTCCACCTACATCCAGCAGCCGCCGTACTTCAAGGACATGCAGCTGACCCCGCCGCCGGTGAAGGACATCGAGGGGGCCCGGGTGCTCGCGCTGCTGGGCGACTCCATCACCACCGACCACATCTCCCCGGCCGGCGCCATTGCCATGGGCAGCCCTGCGGCCAAGTACCTGATGGAGCACGGCGTCGATCCCGTCGACTTCAACTCGTACGGCTCCCGCCGCGGCAACCACGAGGTGATGCAGCGCGGCACCTTCGCCAACATCCGGCTGCGCAACGCCCTGGCGGACGGCAAGGAGGGCGGCTACACCAAGTACCTGCCCACAGGCGAGATCATGCCCATCTGGGACGCGGCCGTCAAGTACATGGAGGCGGGCACGCCGCTGGTGGTCATCGCCGGCAAGGACTACGGCATGGGCTCCTCCCGCGACTGGGCGGCCAAGGGCGTGATGCTCCAGGGCGTGAAGGCCGTCATCGCCGAGAGCTTCGAGCGCATCCACCGCTCCAACCTGATCGGCATGGGCGTGCTCCCGCTGCAGTTCCAGGAGGGCGAGAACGCCGCCTCCCTTGGCCTCGACGGCACGGAGGAGTACACGATCACCGGCATCAGCGGCGAGCTGACCCCGCGCCAGACCTTCGCGGTGACTGCCCGCAAGGCCGACGGCCGGGAGATCCGGTTCGACGTCACCTCCCGCCTCGACACCGCCGTCGAGATCGAGTACTACAAGAACGGCGGCGTGTTGCAGACGGTGCTGCGGCGCCTCGCGACGGAGAAGTAG